From bacterium, the proteins below share one genomic window:
- the msrA gene encoding peptide-methionine (S)-S-oxide reductase — MVKSAKGFLNASLATKVVVSLIISIAVTSFALAQEILPRPENPSNAELTNQADNQQTQILVDSNTLRTAIFAGGCFWCMEPPFDALPGVHDTTAGYTGGTTPDPTYAEVAGKATGHYEAVRVTYNPNIITYAKLLEIFWRNIDPLDDKGQFCDRGTPYLSAIFVDTEEERTLAEESKQKTQKDLEDKGTVVTRILQRAKFYEAEEYHQNYAQKNQLRYKYYRKACKRDFRLEELWGLIFS; from the coding sequence ATGGTCAAAAGCGCAAAGGGTTTTTTGAACGCTTCTTTGGCAACTAAAGTCGTTGTATCACTGATCATCAGCATCGCGGTAACGAGTTTCGCACTTGCTCAGGAAATCCTTCCACGTCCAGAGAACCCGAGCAACGCAGAGCTTACGAATCAAGCAGACAATCAACAAACACAGATTCTCGTTGATAGTAATACCCTACGTACAGCCATTTTTGCAGGAGGGTGCTTTTGGTGCATGGAACCTCCATTTGACGCTCTCCCCGGGGTACACGATACAACGGCAGGATATACAGGGGGAACAACACCCGATCCTACGTATGCAGAGGTTGCAGGGAAGGCAACGGGACACTATGAAGCAGTGCGTGTTACCTACAATCCCAACATTATTACTTACGCGAAGCTCCTTGAAATTTTCTGGCGTAATATCGACCCTCTTGATGACAAAGGACAGTTTTGTGACCGAGGAACTCCGTATCTCAGTGCTATTTTTGTTGATACGGAAGAAGAAAGAACCCTAGCAGAGGAGAGCAAGCAAAAAACTCAAAAAGACCTGGAGGACAAAGGGACGGTAGTTACCCGAATATTGCAACGAGCAAAGTTTTACGAGGCTGAGGAATACCATCAAAACTATGCTCAGAAGAACCAACTCCGCTACAAGTATTACCGGAAAGCATGTAAGAGGGACTTTCGTTTAGAAGAGCTCTGGGGACTCATCTTTTCGTAG
- a CDS encoding FAD-binding protein: MLSMSEFDVLIIGGGISGLNAAKELYENDKKFLILEKTGALGGRIRTDRESGFQLDRGFQILLPGYEEAQDALDYHTLDLRYFTPGVRIWLEKRWQELRDPLDAPWKSMKGLFSSVGSLNDKLGMIALSLRSQKGTLQGRPELSTEEYLKKISFSEKIIGNFFQPFLKGVFLEQSLSRSSSEFAFYFSHFANTGGALPSRGMESIPLQLAESIPEESVRTDATVQAVTEGKVTLATGEELYAPHIILAVDQSSALELLPKSTPYQKPKIRGTMCMYFTGAKRNEMPPLIHLVPQSRNGIANIAPLSAVASEYAPPENCLFSVNITLDESFNGTSPAANEIKEELIELFGDAMQEATHLKTYTIPYALPSNNTHFESNELPKGVYLAGDWALQGSINGALQSGRLAVENILRATL; the protein is encoded by the coding sequence ATGTTGAGCATGTCTGAGTTTGATGTTCTCATTATTGGCGGCGGTATCAGTGGTCTCAATGCCGCAAAAGAACTGTATGAGAATGACAAAAAATTTCTGATTCTGGAGAAAACCGGTGCGCTCGGAGGTCGAATCCGCACAGACAGAGAATCGGGATTTCAGCTTGATCGAGGATTTCAAATCCTGCTTCCTGGATATGAAGAGGCTCAAGATGCTCTCGATTACCATACTCTTGATCTGCGGTATTTTACCCCAGGAGTGAGAATATGGCTCGAGAAGAGATGGCAGGAACTCCGAGACCCACTGGATGCCCCGTGGAAGTCCATGAAGGGATTATTCTCTTCTGTTGGCTCACTCAATGATAAGCTCGGAATGATTGCTCTGAGCCTCCGCAGTCAAAAAGGCACCCTCCAAGGTCGTCCCGAGCTCTCGACTGAAGAATACCTAAAAAAAATCAGCTTTTCGGAAAAGATCATAGGAAATTTCTTTCAGCCTTTTCTCAAAGGAGTATTCCTCGAACAGAGCTTGTCACGCTCCAGCTCCGAGTTCGCTTTTTATTTTTCTCACTTTGCAAACACAGGGGGAGCTCTTCCTTCTCGGGGCATGGAGAGTATCCCTTTACAACTTGCAGAGAGCATACCAGAGGAATCTGTTCGGACAGATGCAACAGTGCAAGCAGTGACTGAAGGGAAAGTTACTCTCGCAACTGGAGAGGAGCTCTATGCTCCACATATTATTCTCGCTGTTGATCAATCCTCGGCCTTAGAGCTTCTTCCGAAGAGCACTCCTTACCAAAAGCCCAAGATACGGGGCACTATGTGTATGTACTTCACGGGAGCCAAACGAAACGAGATGCCTCCTCTCATTCATCTCGTTCCACAATCAAGGAACGGAATCGCAAATATCGCCCCTCTCTCTGCTGTAGCATCTGAGTATGCGCCTCCAGAAAACTGCCTTTTTTCAGTGAATATCACACTTGATGAAAGTTTTAATGGGACATCTCCTGCAGCGAATGAGATCAAAGAAGAGCTTATCGAACTTTTTGGCGATGCGATGCAAGAGGCTACACACCTAAAGACCTACACCATTCCGTATGCTCTCCCCTCCAACAACACTCATTTTGAATCAAACGAGCTCCCGAAAGGGGTATATCTTGCAGGGGATTGGGCTCTTCAAGGGAGTATTAACGGGGCGCTTCAGTCAGGACGCTTAGCGGTGGAGAACATTCTCAGAGCCACACTCTAG
- a CDS encoding sulfurtransferase, translating to MSPIEERGYACPEMLVSTEWVASHRENPAIRLIESNEDQLLYRSGHIENAVEVDWIRDLNDPVCRDYLDATHFSELASRIGITPDTTVVFYGDKNNWWACYALWVFSLFGHTNTKVMDGGRLKWMKEGRELTREVPNFEPTVYGVVERDDASQRAFREQVLAHLNMGKSLVDVRSPEEFSGERLHMPDYPNEGALRGGHIPGAKSIPWARAISQEDGTFLSAPMLKEIYLNEQNLRPEDPTIAYCRIGERSSHTWFVLKYLLGFEDVKNYDGSWTEWGNLVGVPIERS from the coding sequence ATGTCTCCAATTGAAGAACGAGGGTATGCCTGCCCCGAAATGCTTGTTTCAACGGAATGGGTGGCAAGCCATCGAGAAAATCCAGCGATACGACTCATTGAATCTAATGAGGATCAGTTGCTCTACCGTAGTGGTCATATTGAAAACGCGGTGGAAGTAGATTGGATCAGAGATCTGAACGATCCGGTCTGTCGAGATTACTTGGATGCAACTCACTTTTCTGAGCTTGCCTCTCGGATAGGAATTACTCCTGATACGACTGTTGTATTTTACGGCGATAAGAATAACTGGTGGGCATGTTATGCACTGTGGGTCTTCAGCCTCTTCGGTCATACGAACACCAAAGTTATGGATGGCGGTCGTCTTAAGTGGATGAAGGAAGGACGTGAGTTAACACGTGAAGTGCCAAATTTTGAGCCAACGGTCTATGGAGTCGTCGAACGAGATGATGCATCTCAGCGCGCTTTTCGAGAACAGGTACTCGCACATCTCAACATGGGCAAATCGCTGGTAGATGTGCGGAGCCCTGAGGAGTTTTCGGGCGAACGACTCCACATGCCAGACTATCCAAATGAGGGGGCCTTACGCGGCGGGCACATTCCTGGAGCCAAGAGCATTCCATGGGCCAGGGCAATATCTCAAGAGGACGGGACCTTCCTTTCAGCACCGATGCTCAAAGAGATTTACCTCAATGAACAGAACCTGCGGCCTGAAGATCCAACTATTGCGTATTGCCGAATAGGTGAGCGCAGCAGTCACACGTGGTTTGTGCTAAAATACCTGTTGGGTTTTGAGGATGTGAAAAACTACGATGGAAGTTGGACCGAATGGGGAAACTTAGTGGGAGTTCCAATCGAACGCTCATAA
- a CDS encoding DegQ family serine endoprotease, protein MNMLYYSPTMNSCSQHIQQTSRVSPSSRVSSRIVDRCIGSSIDSNKGSGRKIGPAYFGLIFSFLFTTLCCATPGFAQEQEQALQYAQSLSRAFESVATTITPALVNIRAVSKPAATQNLRGDNNEPSPLPPGIPAPFRDFFEHFGKQPPFNGDTTPQQGLGSGVIVDSEGHILTNNHVIANADEVSVRLSDGRSFDATIVGADKRTDLAVIKIDAPELIPAALGDSDHLKIGEWVVAAGTPFGLENTITAGIVSAKGRSILGGNSYEDFIQTDAAINPGNSGGPLANLNGQVVGINTAIFSRSGGYMGVGFAIPINMARQIMQSLITEGKVVRGWLGVVIQELSKELAESFQYNDTKGALVSEIAEDGPAAKGGLRQGDIITEFNGKQITSVNDLRNLVAAQRPETRVAITLIRDGKQKQIRLTLGELPNNIEQPASLDKDDSAQPDYQSSLGIHVEPLTDQLQQQLRSRTKTGVVVTRVEPSSAAAEAHIRVGDIIKSIDGEPITTIKEFQKLLEAVDLKKGARVLLESGGIDRFVFIREK, encoded by the coding sequence ATGAACATGCTCTACTATTCTCCAACTATGAATTCTTGTTCCCAACACATTCAGCAGACCTCCCGAGTGTCACCCTCCTCCCGAGTGTCATCCCGAATAGTCGACCGATGTATTGGCTCGTCGATTGACTCAAACAAAGGCTCGGGTCGAAAAATAGGACCGGCATACTTCGGGCTCATTTTTTCTTTTCTCTTCACAACGCTCTGCTGCGCAACTCCTGGCTTCGCCCAGGAACAAGAGCAAGCATTGCAATATGCACAGAGTCTCTCTCGAGCCTTCGAAAGCGTCGCTACTACCATAACGCCAGCGCTTGTTAATATTCGCGCCGTTTCAAAACCAGCAGCAACGCAAAATCTTCGCGGAGACAACAACGAACCGTCGCCTCTCCCTCCAGGGATTCCTGCCCCGTTTCGTGACTTTTTTGAACACTTCGGGAAGCAACCTCCGTTTAACGGCGACACGACTCCTCAACAAGGGTTAGGATCAGGAGTAATCGTGGACTCAGAGGGGCACATTCTTACCAACAATCACGTAATAGCGAATGCAGATGAGGTCTCCGTTCGCCTCTCCGATGGACGGTCATTCGATGCAACAATTGTAGGTGCCGACAAGAGAACAGATCTCGCAGTAATCAAGATAGATGCGCCGGAACTCATTCCGGCTGCACTGGGAGACTCTGACCATCTCAAGATTGGAGAATGGGTTGTTGCTGCAGGCACTCCGTTTGGACTTGAGAACACGATTACCGCTGGAATTGTCAGCGCAAAGGGTCGTTCAATCCTGGGCGGAAACTCTTATGAAGACTTCATTCAGACCGATGCTGCCATCAATCCAGGCAATAGTGGAGGCCCGCTCGCAAATCTTAATGGTCAGGTAGTAGGTATAAACACCGCAATATTCTCTCGCTCAGGCGGATACATGGGGGTTGGATTTGCAATCCCTATCAATATGGCTCGACAAATCATGCAAAGTCTCATTACCGAGGGGAAGGTGGTTCGGGGCTGGTTAGGAGTGGTCATTCAAGAGCTATCCAAAGAACTCGCGGAGTCATTTCAATATAACGACACCAAGGGAGCTCTCGTTTCCGAAATCGCCGAGGATGGCCCGGCTGCGAAGGGCGGTCTTCGACAGGGTGACATCATCACAGAGTTTAATGGGAAACAAATTACCTCGGTCAATGACTTGCGCAATCTCGTTGCAGCGCAACGTCCAGAGACGAGAGTTGCAATTACTCTCATTCGCGATGGAAAGCAGAAACAGATACGGCTTACACTTGGGGAACTTCCGAATAATATTGAGCAGCCTGCTTCCCTCGACAAAGATGACTCGGCACAACCTGACTATCAGTCTTCGCTCGGCATCCACGTAGAGCCGCTAACTGATCAGTTACAACAACAACTCAGATCCAGAACGAAAACGGGAGTGGTGGTGACCCGTGTGGAACCTTCAAGTGCTGCTGCCGAGGCTCATATTCGGGTAGGAGATATTATAAAAAGTATTGATGGTGAACCGATAACAACTATCAAAGAGTTTCAGAAACTGCTCGAAGCAGTTGACCTCAAGAAGGGAGCACGCGTGCTTTTAGAAAGTGGGGGCATTGATCGCTTCGTCTTCATCCGGGAAAAGTAA
- a CDS encoding DUF1232 domain-containing protein, giving the protein MIRITESPLLLILVAVVYAIIPLDVLPDFMKPLGLLDDVVVLGIVIWHLLRLAKNRNSQGVRFAEGVSSPSQTAEKETPHAVLGVSLNATQEEIEKAYKQKIKEHHPDRVHGLGREIREVAERKTQQINEAYDVLRKEQQA; this is encoded by the coding sequence ATGATTCGAATAACTGAATCGCCTCTCCTCCTCATACTTGTAGCCGTTGTATATGCCATCATTCCGCTAGACGTACTTCCGGACTTCATGAAACCGCTCGGACTCCTCGATGACGTCGTCGTTTTGGGGATCGTAATCTGGCACCTTTTGAGATTGGCGAAAAATCGCAATTCACAAGGAGTAAGATTTGCTGAAGGTGTTTCGAGTCCTTCCCAAACAGCGGAAAAAGAAACCCCGCACGCTGTGCTCGGCGTTTCGCTGAATGCTACGCAAGAAGAAATTGAAAAAGCCTATAAACAAAAGATTAAGGAACACCATCCGGATCGAGTACACGGCCTTGGGAGAGAGATTCGAGAAGTTGCAGAGCGAAAGACTCAACAAATCAACGAGGCGTATGACGTATTGCGCAAAGAGCAACAAGCGTAG
- the map gene encoding type I methionyl aminopeptidase — MSKIPLKTDKEIEYMRAASRITAEVLDKVGDIIRPGITTEQINTFVHNMITERGAIPATLDYHGFPKSSCTSVNDVICHGIPSPYETLKAGDIINVDVTSIKHGYHGDSSRMYLVGGEDACSEEAVKLVQLTREALYRGIEAVRPGARFGDIGAAIQEFIESLERPYGIVREYTGHGIGAAFHESPQILHFGRRGTGPEIRPGMTFTIEPMINLGTAKTVLSKVDGWTVRTADGELSAQWEHTVLVTEDGVERLTQSELFA, encoded by the coding sequence ATGTCAAAGATACCACTGAAAACCGATAAAGAAATTGAGTACATGCGTGCCGCGTCGCGGATTACCGCTGAAGTGCTTGATAAGGTAGGAGATATCATCCGACCAGGGATCACTACAGAGCAGATTAATACCTTTGTTCACAATATGATAACCGAGAGGGGCGCAATTCCAGCGACTCTTGACTATCATGGCTTTCCCAAGTCGTCATGTACTTCTGTCAACGACGTCATTTGTCACGGTATTCCTTCTCCCTATGAGACATTGAAAGCGGGAGATATCATTAACGTTGATGTTACTTCTATCAAACATGGATATCATGGGGACTCGAGCCGAATGTATCTTGTCGGTGGTGAGGATGCGTGCTCAGAGGAGGCGGTAAAGCTTGTTCAGCTAACGCGTGAGGCTCTCTATCGAGGGATTGAAGCAGTTCGACCAGGAGCTCGGTTTGGGGACATTGGTGCAGCGATTCAAGAGTTTATCGAATCCTTAGAGAGGCCTTACGGAATTGTTCGCGAGTATACAGGGCATGGCATTGGGGCAGCATTTCACGAATCCCCCCAAATTCTTCACTTTGGTCGTCGCGGCACTGGTCCTGAAATTCGCCCGGGAATGACATTTACCATCGAGCCGATGATTAATCTTGGCACCGCAAAAACAGTTCTTTCCAAGGTGGATGGATGGACAGTCAGAACTGCGGATGGAGAATTGTCAGCCCAGTGGGAACACACCGTATTAGTTACTGAAGATGGGGTAGAGCGCCTGACACAATCAGAGCTCTTCGCTTAA
- a CDS encoding 4'-phosphopantetheinyl transferase superfamily protein translates to MKTPQIKEFDSFPLLKNSPTLMCAHFEAVSHIVVHPKELEHAERLRTEKRRREFLAGRRLVKVALGDIGPILPSEKRVPLFPNGIHASLSHSEGYVGLLHATEQPLGLDIQIERSVSRGFQQRVCASKEEHKMAPVNVFSAKEAAYKALSPWHDFIFFPRFIELREIDGGTFSVLKIRGEQPLKPVLISQFTIPDVVDGRACIISVAGVPNNTDCYRG, encoded by the coding sequence TTGAAAACGCCCCAGATAAAAGAGTTTGATTCTTTCCCCCTCCTCAAGAATTCTCCCACTCTGATGTGCGCTCATTTCGAGGCGGTCTCACACATTGTGGTACATCCAAAAGAGCTCGAGCATGCTGAGAGACTGAGAACCGAGAAACGTCGAAGAGAATTTCTTGCTGGTAGAAGACTGGTAAAAGTAGCACTTGGAGATATCGGACCTATCTTGCCATCGGAGAAGCGAGTGCCGCTATTTCCAAATGGGATTCATGCTTCCTTAAGTCATTCGGAAGGATATGTCGGACTGTTGCATGCGACTGAACAGCCTCTTGGGCTTGATATTCAGATAGAAAGAAGTGTTTCTCGCGGCTTTCAACAAAGAGTCTGTGCTTCAAAAGAGGAACACAAAATGGCACCAGTGAATGTGTTCTCAGCGAAAGAGGCAGCGTATAAGGCCCTATCGCCATGGCACGACTTCATTTTTTTCCCGAGATTCATTGAATTACGAGAAATTGATGGAGGCACATTCTCGGTATTGAAGATTCGAGGGGAACAGCCTCTCAAGCCGGTGCTCATAAGCCAGTTTACAATTCCAGATGTCGTTGATGGGAGAGCCTGTATCATATCCGTTGCAGGAGTACCGAATAACACTGATTGTTACAGGGGGTAG
- a CDS encoding methylcrotonoyl-CoA carboxylase, translating to MEGNGLSKNEGQNDHIAQCDYAPYVTRHQELLQQALHPIDASALERHIARGKLPVRTRIDELIDAGSAFLELSPLAGYELYGDIPSGAGIVTGIGQVMGRPVMIIANDATVKGGTYFPTTVKKHLRAQDIAFENRLPCIYLVDSGGAYLPKQDEVFPDRLHFGRIFFNQARLSAERIPQIACVMGSCTAGGAYVPAMSDQVIMVEEQGTIFLGGPPLVKAATGEEVSAEDLGGAHVHGTISGVSDYTAKDDYEALKMVRELVMHFEPDSRWEIRAKSTAPLHSPTLLPTLVPTDRKKPFPMREALGHILDGGSLSEFKRDFGNTLITAFARIEGYPVGIIANDGILFSESAQKGAHFIELCCQRKIPLLFIQNIVGFMVGKEYEHGGIAKHGAKLVHAVANAKVPKLTVVVGGSFGAGNYAMCGRAYDPRFLFLWPNAQTSVMGPEQAATVLTNVKRDSSLKKNGKVDEKALDAFSREILEQYEHQADAYYSTARLWDDGVILPQDTRRVLSLALGVVTRHEPEESTFGVFRM from the coding sequence ATGGAAGGGAATGGTCTCAGCAAAAATGAGGGTCAAAACGATCATATCGCTCAGTGTGATTACGCACCCTACGTCACCCGACATCAAGAACTCCTCCAACAAGCCCTTCATCCGATTGATGCCAGCGCACTTGAACGACATATTGCGCGCGGGAAGCTCCCGGTTCGCACTCGTATTGATGAGTTGATAGATGCCGGAAGTGCATTTTTAGAACTTTCTCCTTTGGCAGGATACGAGCTCTACGGGGATATTCCTTCAGGAGCAGGAATCGTAACAGGAATTGGTCAGGTGATGGGACGACCCGTCATGATTATTGCAAATGATGCGACTGTTAAGGGTGGTACGTATTTTCCAACAACGGTAAAAAAACACCTACGTGCTCAAGATATTGCTTTTGAGAATCGTCTTCCCTGCATTTACCTCGTTGATTCGGGTGGTGCTTATCTTCCAAAGCAAGACGAGGTCTTCCCCGATCGACTGCATTTTGGTCGCATCTTTTTCAACCAGGCGCGCTTGAGTGCGGAGCGCATTCCACAAATTGCATGCGTCATGGGTTCTTGTACAGCTGGGGGAGCCTACGTTCCAGCGATGTCCGATCAGGTAATTATGGTTGAGGAGCAAGGCACTATATTCCTAGGCGGCCCACCTCTCGTAAAAGCAGCAACAGGAGAGGAAGTGAGTGCGGAGGACCTCGGCGGCGCTCATGTTCATGGTACAATCAGTGGAGTCTCTGACTATACGGCCAAGGATGATTACGAGGCCCTCAAAATGGTTCGAGAACTCGTGATGCACTTTGAACCAGACTCTCGTTGGGAGATTCGTGCAAAATCAACCGCGCCTCTTCATTCTCCAACTCTTTTACCTACTCTTGTTCCAACCGATCGTAAAAAACCGTTTCCGATGCGTGAGGCTCTCGGGCACATACTCGATGGTGGCTCACTTAGTGAATTTAAGCGAGATTTTGGGAATACGCTGATTACTGCCTTTGCACGCATCGAAGGATATCCTGTTGGCATAATAGCGAATGATGGAATTCTCTTCTCAGAGAGTGCGCAGAAGGGAGCCCATTTCATTGAGCTCTGCTGCCAGCGAAAGATTCCGCTGTTGTTCATCCAAAACATAGTGGGCTTCATGGTCGGCAAAGAGTACGAGCACGGAGGGATTGCGAAACATGGAGCAAAACTTGTTCATGCGGTAGCGAATGCGAAAGTGCCAAAACTTACGGTGGTCGTTGGCGGCTCTTTTGGTGCGGGCAACTACGCCATGTGTGGCAGAGCGTATGATCCACGTTTCCTTTTCCTGTGGCCCAACGCTCAGACCTCTGTCATGGGTCCTGAACAAGCAGCAACAGTACTTACGAACGTAAAGCGAGACTCTTCCCTGAAGAAGAATGGAAAAGTAGATGAAAAGGCTCTCGATGCTTTTTCCCGTGAAATTTTAGAGCAATATGAACATCAAGCCGACGCTTATTATTCAACAGCGCGTCTTTGGGATGACGGAGTGATTCTTCCGCAAGATACCAGACGAGTCTTGAGTCTTGCCCTGGGCGTAGTCACGCGACATGAACCTGAAGAGAGCACGTTTGGCGTTTTTAGAATGTAG
- a CDS encoding ATP-grasp domain-containing protein, whose translation MTEKRYQKVLIANRGEIARRIARTLRHEQRSAIGLASIYDPSAGHIHCCDESILLDEPNIARVFLHPEIIINAAREAGADAIHPGYGFLSESSELAQACNNAGIAFIGPTPELLSLFGDKAKTKERAKTLGIPVVETHCVEPSTLKQFLKKTKDTKSLNYPLLIKARGGGGGRGMRLVQSFEEFEPAVASASREAEKFFGDGTLLIEPFLKSIKHIEVQIAGDIKGHVVHLHERECSAQRNYQKILEEAPSQGISENLRQALFKDAIRLFEKLKYQGLATVEFLVTEDESHYFTEVNPRLQVEHTVTEEILDIDLVSLQLHLAEGKSLKSYSKPLENLTPSGHAIQARINAESSIDFLPQTGTLLECIFPNQLRPLRVESAVTRDSSVTSDYDSLIAKCIQHGESRRNATTALIQNLQSARIFGVETNIPFLLKVLKTPAWQDASYTTDITKVVQEATPSVHALVLQNGIAAILSLYKSHQGIQEVVGGSSWNEKDGFRSAGISTRSFVVECKGIAAEITVHQNTRETFHILHEDRSYEVSITPIITETTAVAEPLLIREYDLTIDGIHSRVRVVPLQRDKRIDELFWVESEAFSSLITLSRPALRQEKSGASASTRNITSPLPGKVLRLLADVGQSINAGEPLILLESMKMEHTVNSQSKGSVERLEVSEGDVVSSGQLLATIA comes from the coding sequence ATGACAGAGAAGAGATATCAAAAAGTTCTGATAGCGAATCGGGGCGAAATCGCAAGGCGCATAGCAAGGACACTTCGCCATGAGCAGCGCTCTGCAATCGGCCTGGCCTCCATTTATGATCCGAGTGCAGGCCATATTCATTGTTGCGACGAGTCAATTCTGCTTGATGAGCCAAACATCGCTCGTGTTTTTCTTCATCCGGAGATAATTATCAATGCGGCTCGTGAAGCAGGCGCCGATGCAATTCATCCAGGATACGGATTCCTTTCTGAATCCTCAGAACTTGCCCAAGCGTGCAACAATGCTGGGATAGCATTCATCGGGCCGACACCTGAACTTCTGTCTCTCTTTGGCGATAAGGCGAAAACGAAAGAGAGAGCGAAAACGCTGGGAATTCCGGTAGTCGAAACACACTGCGTCGAGCCAAGCACCCTGAAGCAGTTTCTTAAAAAGACAAAAGACACGAAGAGTCTCAACTATCCTCTATTGATTAAGGCACGGGGCGGCGGAGGCGGCAGAGGAATGCGACTCGTGCAATCCTTCGAAGAATTCGAGCCCGCCGTTGCTTCGGCAAGCAGAGAGGCTGAGAAATTCTTTGGTGATGGAACACTCCTTATCGAGCCCTTCTTGAAGAGCATCAAGCATATAGAAGTACAGATAGCTGGTGACATCAAGGGGCACGTGGTTCACCTGCACGAGAGAGAGTGCTCTGCCCAACGAAACTACCAGAAAATTCTTGAAGAAGCTCCCTCCCAAGGTATCTCTGAAAATCTTCGGCAAGCCTTATTTAAGGATGCAATCCGACTCTTTGAAAAACTCAAATATCAGGGATTAGCTACCGTTGAATTTCTGGTTACTGAAGACGAGAGCCACTACTTCACTGAGGTGAATCCACGACTACAAGTAGAACATACGGTTACTGAGGAAATTTTAGATATTGATCTTGTTTCGCTCCAGCTTCACCTTGCTGAGGGCAAATCGCTAAAAAGCTATTCAAAGCCGCTAGAGAATCTCACTCCTTCAGGTCACGCAATTCAAGCTCGAATCAACGCCGAAAGCTCAATCGACTTCTTGCCGCAAACTGGAACACTCCTGGAATGCATATTTCCTAATCAGTTGCGTCCACTGAGAGTAGAGAGCGCGGTAACAAGAGATTCCTCAGTGACATCGGACTACGATTCGCTGATAGCAAAGTGCATTCAACACGGCGAATCAAGGAGAAACGCGACAACCGCCTTGATTCAAAATCTACAGAGTGCCCGCATATTCGGTGTGGAAACGAATATTCCTTTCTTGCTCAAAGTTCTAAAAACCCCTGCGTGGCAAGATGCCTCTTATACAACCGATATTACCAAAGTAGTGCAAGAAGCTACTCCCTCGGTACATGCCCTGGTGCTCCAGAATGGGATAGCGGCAATTCTTTCTCTTTATAAAAGCCATCAAGGAATTCAAGAGGTCGTAGGCGGATCCTCATGGAATGAAAAAGATGGCTTTCGTTCGGCTGGTATATCGACCCGTTCCTTTGTAGTAGAGTGCAAAGGGATCGCTGCTGAAATCACAGTTCATCAAAATACTCGCGAAACGTTTCACATATTACACGAGGACCGGTCGTACGAGGTTTCGATCACACCAATCATTACGGAGACAACAGCAGTAGCTGAACCTCTCCTTATCCGCGAGTATGATTTGACGATTGATGGCATACACTCCAGGGTAAGAGTCGTTCCTCTTCAGAGAGACAAGAGAATTGATGAGCTGTTTTGGGTTGAGAGTGAAGCTTTTAGTTCCTTGATTACCCTCTCGCGTCCAGCACTCCGACAAGAAAAATCAGGCGCCAGTGCGAGCACACGAAATATTACCTCACCTCTCCCAGGAAAGGTGCTTCGATTATTGGCGGATGTTGGGCAATCCATCAATGCTGGAGAGCCGCTCATTCTCCTTGAATCAATGAAAATGGAGCATACGGTTAATAGTCAGTCAAAAGGTTCAGTTGAACGACTAGAAGTATCCGAAGGAGACGTGGTGAGCTCAGGGCAACTCTTAGCGACTATTGCGTAA